In a genomic window of Plectropomus leopardus isolate mb chromosome 6, YSFRI_Pleo_2.0, whole genome shotgun sequence:
- the rnf122 gene encoding RING finger protein 122: MHPFQWCNGCFCGLGLVYSNKSCTMPPITFQDLPLNIYMVIFGTGIFVFILSLIFCCYFISKLRHQAQSERFGYREVVLKGDPKKLNLHGQTCAVCLEDFKVKDELGVLPCQHAFHRKCLVKWLEVRCVCPMCNKPIAGPPEQHHSIGTLLDELV; the protein is encoded by the exons GGTGCTTCTGTGGTCTGGGACTGGTTTACTCCAACAAGTCGTGCACCATGCCGCCCATCACCTTCCAGGACCTGCCTCTTAACATCTACATGGTCATCTTCGGGACAGGCATCTTTGTCTTCATCCTGAGCCTCATCTTCTGCTGTTACTTCATCAG CAAACTACGACACCAAGCCCAGAGTGAGCGGTTTGGATACAGAGAG GTGGTTTTGAAAGGAGATCCAAAAAAGTTGAATCTTCACGGG CAGACGTGCGCCGTGTGTCTAGAGGACTTCAAAGTGAAAGACGAACTGGGAGTGTTGCCATGCCAACATGCTTTCCACAGGAA GTGTCTGGTAAAGTGGCTGGAGGTTCGCTGCGTCTGCCCCATGTGCAACAAACCCATAGCCGGCCCCCCTGAGCAGCATCACAGCATAGGGACTCTTCTGGATGAACTGGTGTAA